The genomic stretch TCGAGATATCGCGATTCCCTCAAGACCGAAGGAACAATCATCCATGATAATCGGACGGTAACCTATATCGTCGAAAAGGAGCCTAGCAAGGTGGAGATACTTTGCGCTCGAGAGGGAGTTACAGTTTCATCGGATTTGCAGCTGCCTCGTTCGTCATAGCCATCTTCTGTCTGATCGTTATCGGAGGCACGAGCGGCTCACCGCCGTTGTCGGGAAACGGCGAGGTGATCGCCGAAAAAAACTTTAACGCGCTTCCAGTGAATGTAGTGGGGACGGCGAACATCGATTACAGCGTGTCCGTTAGGTCCGGAGGAAACGTTTCCGTCTACCTGATCGATCAATACCAATTGGCCAATCTGGAATCACTGAATTCTTTCCCATGGGATCCGGAATTCTCCTTCCTGGACGTCGGTCATGCTGAGAAGACAGGGAACCTGACCTCAGGGAACTACTACCTGGTGATCGTGAACGGCCTTTCAGTAAATTCGACCGGACCGGTGGTCGTTGACTATCATCTGAACATAGGGGGTCAAAATGGACAGATGACGGTGATCGGATGGGTATGGTCCATAATAGCTCTTGCATCCACGGTGGCCATGGCGATCGGGGTCATCGATCTTAACAGAGGGAAAAGGACGAAGAAGGCCCATCCGAAACGGTCGAACATGTCGAGATGAATGCCCGACTCCGAACGAAGAACTATTTGTTCAGAGATCGCCATTTTGTCCGTGACTTTAACGTTCCACCTGGGAACTGTTTTAAGGAGCGTTTGATGACGATCTCTGTTTGCGGATAGGAATGTGCCTTCTCACTTGTAACCGAACTTGCTGCGGAACAGGTTCAGCGAGTAGGTGATCTCTTCCATGGCAACTTCCTTGCCGGCCCATCCTTCGACAGTGGTGCCCTTGCCCTCTTCCAGACGCTTGTAGCTCTTGAAGAACTCGAATATCTCGTCCAGCATATGCTTGGGCATGTCCTTGAGGTCGAAGTAGTCCTGGTTCCTGGGATCGCCGGTTGCCACGCACAGGATCTTGTCGTCCCGCCCCTTCTCATCGCTCATCTTCAGCACACCGATGGGGCGCGCCTCCACGACACATCCCGGGAACGTGGGCTCGGACAATATGACCATGGCATCGATCGGGTCTCCGTCGTCATAATAGGTACGAGGGATCAGTCCATAGGCATGGGGATAGACGACCGATGAATGCAGCACCCTGTCAAGCAGTATGCAGTCATACTCTTTGGATACCTCGTACTTGTTCTTGCTGTCCCTCGGGGTCTCGATGATGACATTGACTATCTCTGGAGGGTTACGACCTGAGGGTACTTTCTTCCATAACGACATTTTTCACGCCCTATTGCTTGCTTCGGCGATAGGGGCTAGCTACTTATTGCTTTTGGCAGAACAATAACGGAAGTCATGATTCAGTGAGGAGACCGGGGCAACGAGCAGACGCGGAAACCCGGAACCCGATTGTAAGAATAAATATGGATATCCTGATATTGGGTTCGGGATGCGTACATGGAGTGGATCGTAGATCAGGAATTGGTCAAGCAGGTTCTGCTTCAGCTGTTTGTAATCATATCATTTGCCATGGCTGCGGCGGTGATCTGTAGATTGATCAAGGTACCTGTGGTGATCGGCGAGATCATTGTGGGAATAATCATCGGCAACAGCGGTATGGTGACCGCATTGCAGCTCGGGACCGATCACCAGGTCTTCGACGTGTTCAGCCAGCTTGGCGTTATCTTCCTCCTATTCGCGGTCGGACTGGTCACCCCTTTCAGTGAATTGCGCAAGGTGGGTAAGACCGCGTTCATCGTAGCATCGCTCGGAGTGGTTTTCCCATTGATCGGTGGGTATCTCTTCATGACGTGGCTTGGGTATGGCCTCGTCCCTGCCCTTTTCGTGGCCGCTGCGATGGTGGCCACCAGTGTTGGCATCACCGCCCGGGTGATAGGAGATATGGGCCTCAGCGATGCCGTCGAGTCTCGCATCATCATTGGTGCGGCGGTCATCGATGACGTGCTGGGGATGCTCGTGCTCGCCGTGGTCGTAGGCATCGCGGGAGGGTCCGGAACAGATGTAACCCAGACAGCGATCGTTGCCATTGAAGGCGTTCTGTTCGTTCTGGCTGTGATAATCATTGGCGGCATGGTCATCCCGAAGGTGCGGAAGACCAAGGAGAAGAAGGTCGACATCGAGCATCCCCTCATGCCGACACCCTCCGCCATCGTAAGCCCTCTGCCATTGGCACTGATAGTCTGTTTCGGCCTATCATTCATCGCCGCCTCGTTCGGTTTGGCAGCCATCATCGGCGCTTTCCTCGCAGGCATGGCCTTTGCAGAGTTCAGTGACAGATGGCCATGCAAGGAGAAGTTCGAACCGATCAACGAGTTCCTGGTTCCTTTCTTCTTCATCTTCGTGGGAATACAGGTCAATCTATCGTCGTATTCTGACGCATTGCTCATCGGCATAGGTCTGACCATCATTGCCATATTGACCAAGATAATAGGTTGCGGACTTGGGTCCAGGAATCTGGGGGGAAAATCGGCATTGATCGTCGGAGTGGGGATGGTCCCAAGAGGCGAGGTGGGACTCATTGTCGCCACGCTCGGCAAGAGCATGAATGTGATCTCCGACAGCATCTATGCCGTCGTCGTTTTCATGTCATTGGTGACGACATTGGTCGCTCCGGCATTGCTTACATACTCGTTCAAGGCCAAGTTCAAGAAGAAGGAGAAAACGATCGAGCGCGACGACGCAGATGGACAGCTAAAGTTCCGGGATCGTTGAAACTTCTTGATCCGTAAAACAAAACGACCATGCCGTTCCCTGAATGGAACCGGTCTCAGGTCGGGAAGATTACCTTGAGCACAGAGACAACGACAATGGTGGCGACGATCATTCCGATCACGATGTAGGGGCTGATCTTCAGTGCCTTCTCGTCCTCACTGTCGAAGTACCTGATAAGACCTGCAGCGGATTGGAACCCCGACCCTTTCTTGTCCTTAGGCATGCTGATACCTGAACTCTAACCAGAAATCGCATATAAAAACGTTGAGGTATTCCATCTGGATGATGGATTTCGTGAATACAACAAGCGACCGTCATGAGACCGCAGTAATATTCGCTGGGAACAGGGTTTATTAACGCTCGTGCGTTTGCCCCGGCGATAAACATGCAGTGGGCAGACGTCATCGCCAAGTCATTGCTCGAAAAGGGTCGAAAGCATCTGCTGTCGACCGGGATCAGCCCTTCTGGTCATATTCATGTGGGCAGCCTGAGGGAAGCGATCACCGCCAACGCGGTAGTGAAGGCCCTGCTGGACCAGGGAGCCGACGTCAAGCTGATCTATCTGGTCGATGACTATGATCCCCTGCGGAAGAGGTACCCGTTCCTTCCCGAATGTTACGAGAAGGAGATCGGCAGGCCTCTGTGCCAGATCCCCTGCCCAGGAGACAAGTGCCACGAGAGCTATGGAGCGCACTTCATCCAGCCTTTCCTCGACGCCATCGCCGAGATGGGCATACATCCAGAGGTCTTCTGGACG from Methanomassiliicoccales archaeon encodes the following:
- a CDS encoding inorganic diphosphatase, coding for MSLWKKVPSGRNPPEIVNVIIETPRDSKNKYEVSKEYDCILLDRVLHSSVVYPHAYGLIPRTYYDDGDPIDAMVILSEPTFPGCVVEARPIGVLKMSDEKGRDDKILCVATGDPRNQDYFDLKDMPKHMLDEIFEFFKSYKRLEEGKGTTVEGWAGKEVAMEEITYSLNLFRSKFGYK
- a CDS encoding cation:proton antiporter, whose product is MEWIVDQELVKQVLLQLFVIISFAMAAAVICRLIKVPVVIGEIIVGIIIGNSGMVTALQLGTDHQVFDVFSQLGVIFLLFAVGLVTPFSELRKVGKTAFIVASLGVVFPLIGGYLFMTWLGYGLVPALFVAAAMVATSVGITARVIGDMGLSDAVESRIIIGAAVIDDVLGMLVLAVVVGIAGGSGTDVTQTAIVAIEGVLFVLAVIIIGGMVIPKVRKTKEKKVDIEHPLMPTPSAIVSPLPLALIVCFGLSFIAASFGLAAIIGAFLAGMAFAEFSDRWPCKEKFEPINEFLVPFFFIFVGIQVNLSSYSDALLIGIGLTIIAILTKIIGCGLGSRNLGGKSALIVGVGMVPRGEVGLIVATLGKSMNVISDSIYAVVVFMSLVTTLVAPALLTYSFKAKFKKKEKTIERDDADGQLKFRDR
- a CDS encoding preprotein translocase subunit Sec61beta, with translation MPKDKKGSGFQSAAGLIRYFDSEDEKALKISPYIVIGMIVATIVVVSVLKVIFPT